The Balneola vulgaris DSM 17893 DNA window CTTTTAAAAGATGTAGACGACCAAGCCGTTGTATGGATGAGTCATGGTGATCATATTAAAGAACTTCCCTCCTCCTACAAGATTATAGCTCATACTAATAATGCGAGTGTAGCTGCTGTTCGCCATACAGAAGAGCAAATCTATGGTGTTCAATTTCATCCAGAGGTTGCACATACAGCTTGTGGTAAGCAAATTCTGCATAATTTCGCATTTGATATCTGTGGACTTTCCGGCGACTGGACCGCATCCTCTTTTATAGATGAACAAATTGAAGCAATACGTGAAAAAGTAGGTAACGATAAGGTGCTTTGTGCCTTGTCAGGTGGTGTTGATTCTACTGTTGTGGCTACCATCATTCACAAAGCCATTGGCGATCAACTCGAGTGTGTATTTGTTGATAATGGCTTACTTCGGAAAGGTGAATTCAACGAAGTGTTAGATCTATATATCAAAGATCTAAAGTTACCCGTTCGTGGTGTAGACGCTTCAGAATTATTTTTGAGTCGCTTAACAGGCGTTTCAGACCCAGAAAAAAAGCGCAAGATCATCGGTGTATCTTTCATTGATGTATTTGAAAAAGAAATTGGCGACGATGCCGACTTTAAATACTTAGCACAAGGAACTCTATATCCGGATGTAATTGAAAGTATTTCCTTTAAAGGGCCTTCAGCTACCATTAAATCTCACCATAATGTGGGTGGACTTCCCGAAAAAATGAAGCTGGATTTAATCGAGCCTGTTCGTGAATTGTTTAAAGATGAAGTGCGTGACGTAGGTAGAGAACTTGGC harbors:
- the guaA gene encoding glutamine-hydrolyzing GMP synthase, whose translation is MSRHNEWILILDYGSQFTQLIARRLREFNIYCEIHPYNVDLKEVSKPVPKGIILAGSPKSVNDTDAPHLQTEIKEWGVPILGVCYGLQLLAHTEIPGSVEKAEKREFGRAHLIIDEEGGLLKDVDDQAVVWMSHGDHIKELPSSYKIIAHTNNASVAAVRHTEEQIYGVQFHPEVAHTACGKQILHNFAFDICGLSGDWTASSFIDEQIEAIREKVGNDKVLCALSGGVDSTVVATIIHKAIGDQLECVFVDNGLLRKGEFNEVLDLYIKDLKLPVRGVDASELFLSRLTGVSDPEKKRKIIGVSFIDVFEKEIGDDADFKYLAQGTLYPDVIESISFKGPSATIKSHHNVGGLPEKMKLDLIEPVRELFKDEVRDVGRELGIPEHFISRHPFPGPGLGIRVIGDLSKERLDLLRNADRIFIDELKDNGLYDEVWQALAVLLPVQSVGVMGDERTYEFTVALRAVTSIDGMTADWAHLPYEFLSHVSGRIINEVKGINRVVYDISSKPPATIEWE